From the genome of Pukyongia salina, one region includes:
- the prmA gene encoding 50S ribosomal protein L11 methyltransferase — MAQTYIEYKFSVLPLQPGSEILIAQLGELGFESFVETDEGVDAYILKDKWEPEKLEGVQLLNNEEFIIGYTSRIIEQVNWNEEWERNFEPIEVSEQCVVRAPFHSTFHVSYEIIIEPKMSFGTGHHETTHMMLEYLLEADMQGKTVLDMGCGTAVLAILAEMRGAGDVDAIDIDAWCVENSGENISRNNCRNIKVALGDSTVIDSVKKYDVVIANINRNVLLKDIGIYADILKEDGMLLLSGFYLEDLEIIRKSCVTHGLKYVNNKLRNNWVAVKFVN, encoded by the coding sequence TAGAATATAAGTTTAGTGTTTTACCATTGCAGCCGGGAAGTGAGATACTTATCGCCCAGTTAGGTGAACTAGGCTTCGAGAGTTTTGTTGAGACGGATGAAGGGGTGGACGCTTACATTCTGAAGGACAAGTGGGAGCCAGAGAAGCTGGAGGGAGTTCAGCTTTTAAATAATGAGGAATTCATTATTGGCTACACCTCCCGGATCATAGAACAGGTAAACTGGAACGAAGAGTGGGAGCGAAATTTCGAGCCTATTGAAGTTTCAGAGCAATGTGTGGTTCGCGCTCCTTTCCATAGTACTTTCCATGTAAGCTACGAGATCATCATAGAACCAAAAATGTCTTTCGGGACGGGACACCATGAAACCACTCATATGATGCTGGAATACCTGTTAGAGGCTGATATGCAAGGCAAAACAGTGCTGGATATGGGGTGCGGTACGGCTGTGCTGGCCATACTGGCCGAGATGCGCGGGGCCGGGGATGTGGATGCTATCGATATAGATGCCTGGTGTGTGGAGAATTCGGGAGAGAATATAAGCAGGAACAATTGCAGGAATATCAAAGTAGCTTTAGGCGATTCGACAGTGATAGATTCAGTAAAAAAATACGATGTGGTGATCGCAAACATCAACAGGAATGTTTTGCTGAAAGATATCGGGATCTATGCGGATATACTTAAAGAAGACGGGATGTTGTTGCTTAGCGGTTTTTATTTAGAAGACCTCGAGATCATCCGGAAAAGCTGTGTTACCCACGGGTTAAAATATGTTAATAACAAGCTTCGGAATAATTGGGTTGCCGTAAAATTTGTAAATTAG
- a CDS encoding ATP-dependent Clp protease adaptor ClpS, producing the protein MSTREKHEEEVLLAVKEGIENQIVLYNDEVNTFDHVIEMLIHACDHTPEQAEQCSLIVHYKGKCTVKTGPFEDLKPRCTLLLNAGLSAEIV; encoded by the coding sequence ATGAGTACCCGCGAAAAACACGAAGAAGAAGTACTTCTTGCCGTAAAAGAAGGCATAGAAAACCAGATCGTTTTGTACAATGATGAGGTAAATACCTTCGATCATGTTATCGAAATGCTCATCCATGCCTGCGATCACACCCCGGAACAAGCCGAGCAATGTTCGCTTATTGTTCATTACAAAGGTAAGTGTACGGTAAAAACCGGCCCTTTTGAAGACCTTAAACCTCGTTGCACCCTTTTACTCAATGCCGGACTTTCGGCTGAAATTGTATAG
- a CDS encoding GIY-YIG nuclease family protein, whose translation MKYYVYVLKSTMIEKHYVGFSTNVPRRLREHNAGKNRSTKPYRPYEILFVEAFDNKEGALSREKFLKSGQGREYIKKASWRN comes from the coding sequence ATGAAATATTATGTTTACGTTCTTAAAAGTACAATGATCGAAAAGCATTATGTTGGTTTTTCAACAAATGTCCCCAGGCGATTGCGTGAGCATAACGCAGGAAAGAATCGATCAACTAAACCTTACCGACCCTATGAAATCCTCTTCGTAGAGGCATTTGATAATAAGGAGGGAGCTCTTTCAAGAGAAAAGTTCCTGAAAAGTGGTCAGGGTAGGGAATATATAAAAAAGGCCTCGTGGCGCAACTGA
- a CDS encoding GIY-YIG nuclease family protein, with protein sequence MKYYVYVLKSTMIEKHYVGFSTNVPRRLREHNAGKNRSTKPYRPYEILFIEAFDNKEGALSREKFLKSGQGREYIKKASWRNPPEADRLNTSPPMAGRI encoded by the coding sequence ATGAAATATTATGTTTACGTTCTTAAAAGTACAATGATCGAAAAGCATTATGTTGGTTTTTCAACAAATGTCCCCAGGCGATTGCGTGAGCATAACGCAGGAAAGAATCGATCAACTAAACCTTACCGACCCTATGAAATCCTCTTCATAGAGGCATTTGATAATAAGGAGGGAGCTCTTTCAAGAGAAAAGTTCCTGAAAAGTGGTCAGGGTAGGGAATATATAAAAAAGGCCTCGTGGCGCAATCCGCCTGAGGCGGACAGGCTGAATACGAGCCCGCCTATGGCGGGGCGCATCTGA
- a CDS encoding GIY-YIG nuclease family protein — MKYYVYVLKSTVIEKHYVGFSTNVPRRLREHNAGKNRSTKPYRPYEILFIEAFDNKEGALSREKFLKSGQGREYIKKASWRNPPEADRLNTSPPMAGRI; from the coding sequence ATGAAATATTATGTTTACGTTCTTAAAAGTACAGTGATCGAAAAGCATTATGTTGGTTTTTCAACAAATGTCCCCAGGCGATTGCGTGAGCATAACGCGGGAAAGAATCGATCAACTAAACCTTACCGACCCTATGAAATCCTCTTCATAGAGGCATTTGATAATAAGGAGGGAGCTCTTTCAAGAGAAAAGTTCCTGAAAAGTGGTCAGGGTAGGGAATATATAAAAAAGGCCTCGTGGCGCAATCCGCCTGAGGCGGACAGGCTGAATACGAGCCCGCCTATGGCGGGGCGCATCTGA
- a CDS encoding adenine phosphoribosyltransferase has translation MIDIESLIRDIPDFPKPGVVFKDITPLLMDAKAIAYCTEELANLTERQHVDKVVGIESRGFFFATLLAKELNAGFVPLRKAGKLPYHTLKEPYLLEYGMDSLEIHEDAISKGDKVVLHDDVLATGGTAQAACKLIEKLGGEIVQCNFLIELSFLRGSDKIRRHDIRSLLTY, from the coding sequence ATGATCGATATAGAATCCTTGATCCGGGATATCCCGGACTTTCCCAAACCCGGAGTGGTATTTAAAGATATCACCCCACTGCTCATGGACGCGAAGGCCATTGCTTACTGTACAGAAGAGCTGGCAAATCTTACCGAAAGGCAGCACGTAGATAAAGTAGTTGGGATAGAATCCAGGGGTTTCTTTTTCGCTACCCTGCTTGCTAAAGAGCTCAACGCTGGTTTCGTTCCACTACGCAAAGCGGGTAAATTACCCTACCATACCTTAAAAGAACCTTACCTGCTGGAATATGGTATGGATTCGCTGGAAATACATGAGGATGCTATTTCTAAAGGGGATAAGGTGGTGCTTCACGACGATGTACTGGCAACCGGGGGAACTGCGCAGGCGGCCTGTAAACTCATTGAAAAACTGGGTGGGGAGATCGTACAATGTAATTTCCTGATCGAATTGTCTTTCCTTCGGGGTTCCGATAAGATTAGAAGACACGACATACGGTCGCTGTTAACGTATTAA
- a CDS encoding SsrA-binding protein produces MKKHIFKLLAKLNKAILPSYSKRRLDLTKATKLQLAIFGYRLWVTKNALD; encoded by the coding sequence ATGAAAAAGCATATTTTCAAGCTGCTTGCAAAACTCAATAAGGCAATTTTGCCCAGTTATTCCAAAAGGCGATTGGATCTTACCAAGGCGACAAAACTACAGCTTGCCATCTTCGGGTACCGACTTTGGGTAACAAAAAATGCGTTGGATTAA
- a CDS encoding M56 family metallopeptidase, with protein sequence MEIIIYLLKSAAILTLFYVIYILFLRKETHFTAHRFYLLAGVVASFLLPILYFTQTVYIDPPVISEVTMSTVDHQPSAVIAEPGFEIDWWNVLLLSYLIGCSFVFFRFVRELTSLILLLHNNPSKRYRGFNYVRVTKKLAPFSFFNYIVFNPELHQEDELQMILKHEQAHAFQWHSTDIILANLLIIIQWANPLAWLYKKSVEENLEFLADNATIISVDSKKDYQLALVRASSARYTPSLTTNFYKSFIKKRIIMLNKRTSKKHHVLKVATVLPLLAIFLWSFNIREEIAYKEVIPESIPETVSDNLLNSENPSEINSEKQRETGKIAASEKSFSNTENLQKETIAEISEEKETNRIPAVTTGGDIEFKITKNTTDAELEKMKSKLKKDHGVEISYSVKRNKNKEITSISFQYSSKDSNGNYSISDDEAIADFVFYIKEDGKSGFYSEEVEARRAERAYARAERMKERSDMRRREIEKVREDRDRMREEIREERDVIRDEMTKKRREMKDRLREKRKSVIIESDDDDGGLFDDEDEEEIVKTYKIAGSGSNEAEDNIFVVSSGKGKSGKLMLSDSDHHIRIDKNTTDASLEKMKSKLGAKGVDFKYSKLKRNANGEITSIRITVDNNKGSKQTISAQADDGKPIDDLLIDIQ encoded by the coding sequence ATGGAAATTATCATCTACTTGCTTAAGTCGGCCGCCATCCTCACCTTATTTTATGTGATCTATATTCTTTTTCTTCGGAAAGAAACTCATTTTACAGCCCATAGGTTCTATCTGCTTGCCGGGGTTGTTGCCTCCTTCCTGCTACCAATACTTTATTTCACTCAAACGGTGTATATAGACCCACCTGTGATCTCAGAAGTTACTATGAGTACTGTTGATCATCAACCCTCTGCAGTAATTGCCGAACCCGGTTTCGAGATCGACTGGTGGAATGTACTCCTGTTGTCCTACCTTATAGGATGTAGTTTTGTTTTCTTCAGGTTTGTACGTGAGCTAACTTCGCTAATTCTCCTGCTCCATAATAATCCCTCTAAACGCTACAGGGGATTCAATTATGTACGGGTAACGAAAAAACTGGCCCCGTTCTCCTTTTTCAATTATATCGTTTTCAATCCCGAATTACACCAGGAGGACGAACTGCAAATGATACTTAAGCATGAGCAGGCACACGCATTTCAGTGGCATTCTACAGACATCATACTTGCAAATCTGCTCATCATTATCCAATGGGCGAATCCGCTGGCCTGGTTGTACAAGAAAAGCGTAGAGGAAAACCTGGAGTTTTTGGCAGACAATGCCACTATCATTTCTGTAGATTCGAAAAAAGACTATCAGTTAGCCCTTGTAAGAGCGTCATCGGCTCGATATACACCCTCATTAACAACAAATTTTTATAAATCATTCATCAAAAAACGAATCATTATGTTAAACAAACGCACATCAAAAAAGCACCATGTTCTCAAGGTAGCTACCGTATTACCGCTTCTAGCAATCTTTTTATGGAGTTTCAACATTCGGGAAGAGATCGCTTACAAAGAGGTTATCCCGGAGTCTATACCCGAAACGGTATCAGATAATTTGTTGAATTCTGAAAATCCTTCAGAAATAAATTCTGAAAAACAACGTGAAACCGGCAAGATCGCGGCCAGTGAAAAATCTTTCAGTAACACCGAAAACCTTCAGAAGGAAACCATTGCCGAAATTTCCGAAGAAAAAGAAACGAACCGGATACCTGCTGTGACCACCGGCGGCGATATAGAGTTCAAGATCACCAAGAACACCACCGATGCAGAACTGGAGAAAATGAAGAGTAAACTAAAAAAGGATCACGGTGTCGAAATTAGTTATTCTGTAAAAAGAAACAAGAACAAGGAGATCACCTCTATTTCTTTTCAATACAGCAGTAAAGACAGTAATGGAAATTATTCTATTTCGGATGATGAGGCGATCGCGGATTTTGTTTTCTATATCAAGGAAGACGGGAAAAGTGGATTCTATTCTGAAGAAGTTGAAGCCAGACGAGCCGAAAGAGCTTATGCCCGTGCAGAAAGAATGAAGGAAAGGTCGGATATGCGCAGGCGTGAGATAGAAAAAGTAAGAGAAGACCGGGATAGAATGCGGGAAGAGATTAGAGAAGAGCGTGATGTGATACGTGATGAAATGACAAAAAAACGAAGAGAAATGAAAGACCGGTTGAGAGAAAAGCGCAAGTCGGTTATCATAGAAAGTGACGACGATGACGGTGGTCTGTTCGATGACGAGGATGAAGAAGAGATCGTAAAAACCTATAAAATTGCCGGTTCTGGAAGCAATGAGGCCGAGGATAATATTTTCGTTGTAAGCTCGGGTAAAGGTAAATCGGGAAAACTCATGCTAAGTGACAGCGACCACCACATAAGGATCGATAAGAACACCACTGATGCCAGTTTAGAGAAAATGAAATCCAAGCTGGGCGCCAAGGGTGTGGATTTTAAATACAGTAAATTAAAGCGAAATGCCAATGGCGAGATCACGAGTATTCGTATTACTGTAGACAACAATAAAGGAAGTAAACAAACGATCTCTGCTCAGGCGGATGATGGTAAACCTATTGACGATCTTCTCATTGATATTCAGTAG
- a CDS encoding BlaI/MecI/CopY family transcriptional regulator produces MERLTNKEEEVMQALWKLEKGFVKDILAQLPEKQHYNTISTIVRNLEEKGYVAYNAYGKTHQYYPLVSKEEYTKRFMNLAMKRYFNNNYKSMVSFFAKEEKISAEELREILEIIENKK; encoded by the coding sequence ATGGAACGATTAACAAATAAAGAAGAAGAGGTAATGCAGGCCTTATGGAAGCTGGAAAAAGGCTTTGTTAAGGACATCCTTGCCCAACTACCCGAGAAGCAACATTACAATACCATTTCCACTATTGTTCGCAATCTGGAAGAGAAAGGCTACGTGGCATACAACGCCTATGGTAAGACCCACCAGTATTATCCGCTGGTATCCAAAGAAGAATATACCAAACGTTTTATGAATCTTGCCATGAAACGGTATTTCAACAATAATTATAAAAGTATGGTTTCCTTTTTCGCTAAAGAAGAGAAGATCAGTGCGGAAGAATTACGAGAAATCCTTGAAATAATCGAAAACAAGAAGTAA
- a CDS encoding calcium/sodium antiporter, giving the protein MSILYILIGLVLLVLGGEYLVRSSVALSFKLNLSRMVIGLTVVSFATSAPELLVSVNAALDGYSDISLGNVIGSNIANIGLVMGITAVIAPLVIDRDFYKFNWPVMMFLSVALYVLLSTGNELDRLEGGVFILLLLVYLFLLIRRARGGGRAKASPEEVDDTLAVVSNVKIVLWLVIGGLALWGGSELLVNGAVDLATTLGVSERVIAVTMIAVGTSVPELAASVIAALKKEKAISLGNLIGSNIFNIASVLGITAVIQPIAVKSEEVLSNDIFWMIGFAAVLIPLAFIPRKYEIGRYKGVIIVTAYALFVSMAFLN; this is encoded by the coding sequence ATGAGTATACTCTATATTTTAATCGGACTTGTCCTGCTTGTATTAGGTGGAGAATATCTGGTTCGATCTTCGGTGGCCCTTTCCTTTAAGTTAAATCTTTCCCGAATGGTGATAGGGTTAACTGTGGTTTCGTTTGCAACTTCAGCTCCCGAACTACTGGTAAGTGTAAATGCCGCTCTCGATGGTTATAGTGATATCTCCCTGGGGAATGTAATAGGATCCAACATTGCCAATATTGGTTTGGTAATGGGTATAACTGCGGTGATCGCCCCGCTGGTGATAGACCGAGATTTCTACAAGTTTAACTGGCCGGTAATGATGTTCTTATCGGTTGCCCTGTATGTGCTATTATCAACCGGGAATGAACTCGACAGGCTGGAAGGGGGGGTGTTTATTCTCTTACTACTTGTCTATCTCTTTTTATTAATAAGGAGGGCAAGGGGAGGAGGCCGGGCGAAAGCTTCACCTGAAGAAGTAGACGATACCTTAGCTGTAGTGTCTAACGTGAAGATCGTTTTGTGGTTGGTAATTGGCGGACTTGCATTATGGGGAGGAAGTGAGCTTCTGGTTAATGGTGCGGTTGATCTGGCTACCACGCTGGGTGTAAGTGAACGGGTAATAGCGGTTACTATGATCGCTGTAGGTACCAGTGTACCCGAACTAGCCGCTTCGGTGATCGCAGCCCTTAAAAAGGAGAAAGCCATTTCATTGGGGAACCTAATCGGTTCCAATATTTTCAACATTGCTTCGGTACTTGGGATCACGGCGGTTATTCAGCCTATTGCTGTAAAAAGTGAAGAAGTGCTAAGCAATGATATTTTCTGGATGATAGGGTTTGCTGCTGTTCTTATTCCGCTGGCATTCATTCCGAGAAAATATGAGATTGGACGCTATAAAGGGGTGATCATTGTTACTGCGTACGCCCTGTTTGTAAGCATGGCGTTTCTCAACTAA
- a CDS encoding glutamine synthetase III family protein, protein MSTLRFRALKETFNRKPIAVTEPERRSSIFGANVFNEHAMRQYLTKDSYKSVMDAIENGSKIERAVADHISTGMKEWAISKGATHYTHWFQPLTGATAEKHDAFFETVENGQAIEKFGGGQLVQQEPDASSFPNGGIRNTFEARGYTAWDPTSPAFIYGTTLCIPTIFVAYTGEALDNKTPLLRSLQTVDKAATAVAKYFDKNVTKVNATLGWEQEYFLIDKALAASRPDILLAGRTLLGHASAKGQQLDDHYFGSIPTRVLNYMRDLETECMLLGVPVKTRHNEVAPNQFELAPIFEEANLAVDHNSLLMDVMDKVADRHNFMVLFHEKPFAGINGSGKHNNWSLATNTGTNLLSPGSTPMKNLQFLTFFINTIKAVHDYEELIRAAIASASNDHRLGANEAPPAIISVFIGSQLTEVLDELEKVTNGKLSPQEKTELKLNVVGKIPEILLDNTDRNRTSPFAFTGNKFELRAVGSMANCAMPMTVLNAIVAQQLIEFKESVDGLIKDKKMKKDDAIFNVLREYIKKSKKIRFEGDGYGEAWEKEAAKRGLSNNKTTPQALKANVSKKAIKLYEDLDIMTKVEIEARHEIQVEEYAMHIQIEGRVLGDIARNHVIPTAIRYQNLLIENVQGLKNIYGSTFKKFAGEQMQLIESISEHIAQINKGITDMINERKKANKIEDAEKRAFAYCDKVKPYFDEIRYHCDKLELLVDDEIWPLTKYRELLFTR, encoded by the coding sequence ATGTCTACACTACGATTTCGTGCGTTAAAAGAGACTTTTAATCGCAAACCGATAGCCGTCACAGAACCTGAAAGACGGTCTTCTATTTTTGGTGCCAACGTGTTCAACGAGCATGCAATGCGCCAGTACTTAACCAAAGATTCGTATAAAAGTGTAATGGATGCGATCGAAAATGGCAGCAAGATAGAGCGCGCCGTAGCAGATCATATTTCAACAGGAATGAAAGAGTGGGCCATCTCCAAAGGAGCCACTCACTATACACACTGGTTTCAACCTTTAACGGGCGCAACCGCAGAAAAGCACGATGCTTTTTTCGAAACTGTCGAGAATGGACAGGCTATCGAGAAATTTGGTGGCGGACAATTAGTACAACAAGAACCGGATGCATCCAGCTTCCCCAACGGAGGTATTCGAAATACCTTCGAAGCAAGGGGGTATACGGCTTGGGACCCTACTTCACCAGCCTTTATCTATGGAACCACCTTATGTATCCCCACTATCTTCGTAGCCTACACCGGAGAAGCGCTGGATAATAAAACTCCATTATTGAGATCGTTGCAAACTGTGGATAAGGCTGCAACAGCTGTGGCCAAGTACTTCGATAAAAACGTGACCAAGGTAAATGCAACTTTAGGTTGGGAGCAGGAATATTTCCTAATCGATAAGGCCTTGGCGGCATCCCGTCCGGATATACTTCTAGCCGGGAGAACCTTGCTAGGGCATGCATCGGCTAAGGGACAGCAACTGGACGACCATTATTTTGGTTCCATTCCAACACGTGTCCTTAATTATATGCGCGATCTTGAAACAGAGTGTATGTTATTAGGGGTGCCTGTGAAAACCAGGCATAATGAAGTTGCCCCAAACCAGTTCGAGCTTGCACCTATTTTTGAAGAAGCTAACCTGGCCGTAGATCACAACTCCCTGTTGATGGACGTAATGGACAAAGTAGCAGATCGTCATAATTTTATGGTGTTGTTTCATGAGAAACCATTTGCCGGAATCAACGGAAGTGGGAAACATAACAACTGGTCTCTTGCTACCAACACAGGTACCAACTTATTGAGCCCGGGAAGCACTCCCATGAAGAATCTTCAATTCTTAACCTTTTTTATAAACACCATAAAGGCGGTTCACGATTACGAAGAATTAATTCGAGCGGCTATCGCAAGTGCGAGTAACGATCACCGTTTGGGTGCCAATGAAGCACCACCCGCTATCATTTCGGTATTTATTGGTTCTCAGTTAACCGAAGTCCTGGATGAATTAGAGAAGGTTACGAACGGCAAGTTATCACCACAGGAGAAAACAGAACTTAAACTAAATGTTGTTGGGAAGATCCCGGAGATCCTTCTGGATAATACAGACCGAAACCGTACTTCTCCTTTTGCCTTTACAGGAAACAAGTTCGAACTTCGAGCGGTAGGTTCTATGGCCAACTGCGCTATGCCTATGACGGTACTTAACGCTATCGTAGCGCAGCAGCTTATCGAATTCAAGGAGAGTGTAGATGGCCTTATCAAGGACAAGAAGATGAAGAAGGATGACGCGATCTTTAACGTACTGAGAGAATATATAAAGAAGTCTAAGAAGATTAGATTTGAAGGAGATGGTTATGGCGAAGCCTGGGAAAAGGAAGCAGCCAAACGCGGACTTAGCAATAATAAAACCACTCCTCAGGCCTTGAAAGCGAATGTATCCAAGAAGGCGATAAAACTATATGAGGATCTGGACATCATGACCAAGGTAGAGATCGAAGCCCGTCATGAGATTCAGGTGGAAGAATATGCCATGCACATTCAGATTGAAGGTAGAGTGCTGGGAGATATCGCAAGAAATCACGTAATACCTACTGCAATTCGTTATCAGAATTTATTGATAGAGAACGTACAGGGGTTGAAGAATATCTACGGAAGCACTTTCAAGAAGTTTGCCGGTGAACAAATGCAGCTTATTGAGAGCATTAGTGAGCATATCGCACAGATCAACAAAGGAATTACAGATATGATTAATGAACGCAAGAAAGCAAACAAAATAGAGGATGCAGAAAAGCGGGCATTTGCATATTGTGATAAGGTGAAACCTTATTTCGATGAGATCCGTTACCACTGCGACAAGCTGGAGTTATTGGTAGATGATGAGATCTGGCCATTGACCAAATACCGTGAGCTGCTGTTCACACGATAA
- a CDS encoding CsgE family curli-type amyloid fiber assembly protein, whose translation MFKKPYIHYCMLAFLIFFANSGVAQVYNTEIAAEIILDRNSEFVDITGSGYNKSQISRSLNYILNVYKSDDFGNVSNNEQNGRFVLQPGEKKRLSTTTINIDDGNKVIILLRIYDLENNLLGKDRIVLNDDSGDKKIVLKPQENTDVRTEFAKSDGVELRGIVLEDTKTKPGRDFYSQYYSGYLAANIDGPKIVTIKEVLAIANNTKIEVRIDEEVIMEFFIRPQNDYISGMVEIALRRTLAYFDDLEKQKDIVKQYK comes from the coding sequence ATGTTCAAAAAACCATACATACACTATTGTATGCTGGCTTTTTTGATCTTTTTTGCTAATTCTGGTGTTGCTCAAGTTTATAATACCGAAATCGCAGCTGAGATCATTTTAGACCGCAATTCGGAATTCGTGGATATTACCGGTTCTGGATATAATAAGTCTCAAATTAGCAGGAGTCTTAATTATATTCTAAACGTATACAAATCAGACGACTTCGGCAATGTCTCCAACAATGAGCAGAACGGGCGCTTTGTACTTCAGCCCGGCGAAAAGAAAAGACTTTCCACTACTACAATAAATATAGACGATGGTAATAAGGTGATCATCTTATTACGCATCTACGATCTGGAAAATAATCTTCTGGGAAAAGATCGAATTGTTCTTAACGATGATTCCGGTGATAAGAAGATCGTGTTAAAACCACAAGAAAATACCGATGTCCGAACAGAATTCGCCAAAAGTGATGGCGTCGAACTAAGAGGAATCGTGCTTGAAGATACCAAGACCAAACCAGGCAGGGATTTTTATTCACAATATTATTCCGGTTACTTGGCTGCAAATATTGATGGCCCAAAGATCGTGACCATTAAAGAAGTATTGGCTATAGCTAATAATACTAAAATTGAAGTAAGGATAGATGAAGAGGTGATTATGGAATTTTTCATAAGACCGCAGAATGACTATATTAGTGGGATGGTGGAGATTGCCTTGCGTAGAACCCTTGCTTATTTCGACGACCTCGAAAAACAAAAGGATATTGTTAAACAGTATAAATAA
- a CDS encoding curli assembly protein CsgF, whose translation MRHLILILFLSLGTYGFAQQLTYTPKNPAFGGDPFNYTWLLNSANAQNPFSDNSLGIDGFGDLTGFDSLLNNQFNNQFGGGTPPLGTSRSGNFEYEVFESTEGLVINILDITTGEQTQVIVPNG comes from the coding sequence ATGAGACACCTAATACTCATCTTATTTCTATCTTTAGGTACATACGGGTTTGCACAACAGCTTACTTATACTCCTAAGAATCCTGCTTTTGGTGGAGATCCCTTTAATTATACCTGGCTGCTAAACTCGGCAAATGCACAGAATCCTTTTAGTGATAATTCCCTGGGAATCGACGGATTTGGTGATCTTACGGGTTTCGATTCATTATTAAATAATCAATTCAATAATCAATTCGGCGGTGGGACACCTCCATTAGGAACTTCCCGCAGTGGTAATTTTGAATACGAAGTCTTCGAATCTACAGAAGGACTGGTAATAAATATTCTAGACATCACAACCGGGGAACAGACCCAGGTGATCGTTCCAAACGGATAA